ctttttcatgatattctaatttttTGATGAGCACCTGTACATGCAGTCCCATGAACAAGGCTGCTAGACCCTTCATGGATCTTCAGAATGGCTCAAAAGTCAAGGACAAAATCTCTCTGGTACCACTGAGTCTGAATAATGAATAATGTCCTTTTTTCTGAATGGATAGTCATGTTTAAATTTTGTTCAAACTAAATCATGCTCTTTTGCAGGGGAGGGGCTCGACAACTTCTGGAAAGTTCTACTGGAGGGGAAAAACTGTGCTGTGCAAATTCCCAAAGAGAGGTTTGACGTATCCAGCTGGTATGACCCAGATGACAACAAGGCGGGAAAATCCCGCACAGCCAAGGCTGCCCTCATTGATGGGTACGTCTTTAAACTCTGACAGGAAACAGATTATGTTTAACATAATATAGTGCATGTTCTCATTGGAGTTTTCAGAAGTTTCTATCATTCATGAGAATATTTTTTAAGTATTTCACCTGTAAAGtgtttattactttttattgACTTTAGACTGCATATAGGATTTATGCATACAAGTCATGTGtctcagacaaacacaaagGAGCATGTTTTATCTTTCTCAGTTAAAGCAACAcgaaggaactttcagttttggttgattttggccgcgccagtggacaaaagcggtagtgttttgcctgaccgaatactacagttcccatgaggcctagcacGTGGCGtagtaaaatgctgctcctggtggcatgctgtcggactgaactcgcctacatttgtttccagtggctgtgtgaaggattgATAGCGACGaagtaatgaatctaatggtgggtAAACAATGTTATCTCATGATGTGACACATGCCgcaaagcagtccgcacatttggagttttttagtgtgcagggttcctaccaccctcgtcacagctgctcagtccaagtcaaagcaatactgacgccctcagcccgtgacagagggtcattcaactagttgtaaatcgatgtatcatcacaaaagatattaaaatgttttattaaggttgaaaagttccttagtgtcgctttaacagAGTGAACTTACTGAaagcaaaaacatcaaaacctttaaaaaattatttcaatTCATTACTTTACTCAGTAATAATTTATGGATTTATTAGAAGTGAAGCTGAGAAATGCACACATTAAACTGTAATTAAAATTTGTACGATTACATACttgaaacaaatcaacaaaaaagCTACTTATTACAACAATATTAATATTTGCAATCAGTTACTTGGACCCCTGCTCTGCGCAGATAAATATTTATGGTGAATTTCAAAAATCCACAACACAAAAAGTTAATATATTGTTTTCTGGACATTTGTAGGTACAATGAGTTCGACCACAGGTTTTTCGGTATCAGTGACAGTGAAGTGCAACAAATGGATCCCCAACAAAAACAGCTCCTGCAGTGTGTATACCGAGCTTTCGAGAATGCAGGCATTCCAATGGAGAAGGCCAGTGGAACAAGGACAGGAGTGTTTTTTGGTAAGACAATGACAAGATGTTCTCAGAGAACAATGAAATTAATTTGGATTATATGTGAAGTCAAAAATGAtcaggaaataaatgttttccattgttttctgttgtagGCATAATGAACAGAGATTATGAAACAAACGCAGCACAGGTACATCCGAGTGTGATCAACCACTGGACAGGCACAGGGTTTGCTATGAGCATTGCAGCAAACAGAGTCTCCTACATCTTCAACTTTACTGGACCCTCGCTGTCCATAGACTGTGCCTGTTCATCATCTCTTGTTGCGCTGCATCTTGCCTGCCAATCCATTAAACTCGGTCAGTATATCGTCTGACGAAACTCAAACTTGGAGTGAAAGTCACTCCAGCAGCGGAGTAGATTACTGACAGCATGACATCAAGCATTTTTGAGGAAAAGgattcttctctctcttcaggtGACTCTGAGATGGCTGTATGTGGAGGAGTCAGCTGCATTATTGATCCAAGACTATTTGTTGCACTCAGCAAGGCCAGGATGATCTCCCCTGATGGCACCAGCAAACCTTTCTCCAGAGGAGCAGATGGCTACGGCAGAGGGGAGGGCTGTGGGGTTGTTCTCCTGAAGCCCCTTAAAAAGGTGtgaatatacaaaaaaaaaactaaacagtaACAGTTGTTATGTTACTTTCAGCTTGATTTTTGCCATGATATTTCTTCCCAGGCTCTCCAAGACCGTGATAATATCTGGGGTGTCATCAGTAAAACAGCAGTAAACCAAGATGGACACTCTGTCACTCCAATCACCAAGCCCTCCATGACACAacaagaggagctgctcagaaGGGTCTATTCAGTTTCCGACCTGGAAAATGTCCAGTATATAGAAGCACATGGGACAGGAACTCCAGCTGGAGACCCAACAGAGGCAGGGAGCATTTCAAATGTCATTGCTAAAGCCAGACCTCCTAGTTCAAAGCCACTGTGGGTTGGCTCTGTGAAGAGCAACATTGGACACACTGAATCTGCAGCTGGAGTGGCCGGACTCATCAAGGTTCTCCTGATGATGAAGCATAAGACCATTGTTCCCTCAGTTTTCTACTCTGATGACAGTTCCAGTGTAGATGCCAAATCGTTGAACATCaaaattccccaaaaaacagaaaagtggaaaacaaGTAGAGTAAGAACTGCTGGAGTAAACAACTTTGGCTTTGGAGGGACAAATGCACACGCCATTGTCACACAGCACATGCAACCATGTGCTGAGCAAAAAATTGATGAAAGGCAAGTGAACTATTTTGTCATGTCAGCCAATTCATTGAAGTCCCTTTCTATGACTATGGAAGACACCATcaaacagctggaggcagaTGAGGAAGTTCACCTGCAGCCATTGTGTTACACATCAGCCTGCAGGAGAAGCCACCACAAGCATAAATTCAGAAAAGTCATTGAGGCATCGTGTATTACTGACCTTAAAGAGAAACTGAGAGCTTCTGTTGGAAAAAATGTCACCCCAGCCACCTTAGATTCCAAGTTGGTTTTTGTCTTCTGTGGTAATGGTCTCACTTACCACGGTATGTGCAAGCAGCTCCTGGAAAAAGAGCCTGTGTTCAGAGAAAAGATTGCTGAGATTTCGCTGTGTTTCCAAAGTCTGGGCAGTCTTCACATTCTGAACACACTTGAGAGTGAGACTGAGAGTCGTGACTTCAACAATCCAGATGTTATTCAGCCTCTTCTCTTTGCCATCCAGGTGGGGATTTCCACCTTACTGAAGCACTGGGGGGTGAAGCCTGATGCAGTTCTTGGGCACTCTGTTGGTGAAGTTGCAGCTGCTCACTGTTCTGGCCTCTTGTCTCTTGAAGATGCAGTGAAAGTCATATATTTCCGGAGCACTCTCCAGAGGAAAGTCACAGGAGGGACGATGCTTGTGGTCAGCAACATGCCTGTTTCAGAGGtatcatcttttcttcttccctaTGCTGGTAAAGTTTGTGTCGCTGCTTTCAACAGTCCTCAGTCTTGCACCCTTTCTGGTGATGCAAGTGCAATTGAGAACGTCCAGAAGGAGCTCAGTAACTCAGCTATCGGTTCAAATCTGTTCCTCCGCCTGCTTGATGTTCCCACTGCCTACCACAGCCACATGATGGACCCGATCCTATCAGATATTCAAAAAGCAATTGGCTCCTTGCATATGAATGAGCTTAACGCAGAGCTGTTTTCAACAGTAACAGGCAAGGAAGTTCAGCAGGGAGATTTCTGCACAGGCAAGTACTGGGCCCGAAACATTCGTGAGCCAGTGGCTTTTGAGCAGGCAGTGAGGTCAGTAGCTAAAGATAAGAGGAGCGTGGTCTTTGTAGAGATAGGGCCAAGAAGGGCACTGCAAAGAAACATCGTGGAAACTCTGGGAAATGGCACAGCTGTTCTTGCCTCTGTGATGCCAAAGAAAGATCATGAATCAGTCAGGTCTGTTGTTTCTCAGCTTTTTCAACTCGGTGCTCCAGTAGACTGGAACACTTTCTACAGGGGCTATGAGACGATGCCACTGTCTTTCCCACGATACCAGTTTGATTGTTCACACAGAGATGTTATCATTGGAGCAGCACAGACAAATACACAAAGTGACCACCCAGTGCTccatcagacaggaagtggaagcaaCATTTTCACTTGTGATCTGAAGTCTGAATCCTCTTCCTACTTGACAGAGCACAAGCACAATGGGATACCCATCATCCCTGGTGCTTTCTATGCTGAGGTGGGTTTAGCTGCATTCATGGCAGCTGCAAAACCAAAAGTGCCCCTCAATTTCGTCCAGCTGAGTGTCAGTTTTCACAACCCATTTGTGTTGAGTCACAAATCTCCTGAACTCAAAGTGCAACTTGAACAAAAAGATCAAGAAACCAGATTCACTGTACTTTCCCCTTCTGCTGTGTATGCATCAGGCACTGTCGTTTTGAATGAAGAGAGGCTGCTTGAGGAGTCATGCATTTCACTGACCTCCATCCAGAAACGATGCACATCTGTTGTGAGCTTTAAGGAGTTGTATGGTTATCTCTCTCAGGCGGGCTTCCAATATGGGGATGTATTCCAAAATAAAGCAGACATACATTATGGGGAAGAACTGAAGGAGGCTTTTGCACCCATCTCAGTCCCTGAGGAACTGATGTCTCAATTCTATGATTACCACATTCATCCCGTTGTGTTGGATTATCTGATGCAGCTTCTTCCAGTTACAGTTGAACACATCTTTGCTGGTAGACCAGGATTTCCTGCCAAAATAGGAAGTCTGAAGGTGTTTGAACCCTTGCAAAAGGAGATGATTGTTTATTTACGAGCCACTGATGTGGGCACTGATCACTTTGAGGTCTGTGGTTGCTTTGCAGACAGGGAGGGGAGAGTGTTGGTTGAGGTTAAGCATGTGATGATCAAATACCTTGGTAGCCACTCTCATGTTGTTGAAGAGTATTTCTACCACAATGTCTACAGTGTAATCCCTGGTTTCAGTCCTGCTCCTCGTCCAAAGGCCCTGGTCTTCGGTGACCCTATTGGGATTGCTCAAGGTTTGCAACAGCATCTGGATTCGAATTCCAGATATATATCATTCACACATGCAGAACAAATCTTGAGCAGTGGGTTTCCTTCTCTGTTGGAAAATCTCAACATCACAGATATTGAGAACAACTTTGATGAGGTCTTGTTTCTCTGGGGAAAAGAAGACCTCACTTCACATGGCGCTGATGTTGTTCTTCAGAACTTGACAAGCTGCTGTGAGGTTTTCCGCCAAATTGTTCTTCAGCTGAAACAAATCCATTTCCCAAACTCAATTAGAGCAGTAACGTATTGCTCATCTGACATCACCGCAGACCACATAAATCCAGGTTTTGCTCTGGTTGGGATGACAAGATCTTTCGCTGCGGAGATACCAGAGCTTTCTTTTCAGCTCATTGATATAAGCACTGTCTCTGCCAAGGACATCAAGGCACTGTCTGAGGTCCTCAGGTCATATCCTTGCAGCAGCTACCCAGAGTTAGTGGTAAAAGATGGGCAGATATTGAAGCCCTCCGTTGTCCGTACCCCTCCAGAAACTACTGACAGTTCAGAGGGCCATTACAACTCTTCAATGCCTGAAACATGTGTCTTTCAAACAAATGATGCATGCAATATGACTCAACTCAGTGCCATTCGCTTTGAACTGGATGCCAAGGAAATGAGTGAGACATCGGTGGAAATCCAACCAAGGAAACTGTGTGTCCATACATCTGATTATTTCCCTGTCAGTGCCTCACATCTAAAATTTGGTCAGACATTGTACTGGAACAAGCATTCATCTcagaaacacaagctgcttGCTCTTGACTTCAGTGGGACTGTTACGGCAGTGGGAAAAGATGTGAGGAAACTGAAAGTTGGAGACCGTGTTGCTGTATGTTATCCTGTGGTGGCTACTAGTAAGGTGAGAGTCCCACAAGATGTTTGTTACCGCACCAAAAGGTTCCCGTAtcttgaaaaaacaccaaatgttTCTCACTTTGTCCTCACATGGGAGATTGTTCATCGAGCATTGCCAAGAGCCAAACATAATTTAGGGATCCTTTGCTCAGTGCGTAATTCTGCTCTGGTGAAGGTTTTGACATGTGCTTGTATCAAATCTGGCTGGAATGTAACAGTTAGCACACAGTGCAATGACTCTTTTTTCGATGTCAGGCACATGGAGCAAATGGAGGCATGTGTCATCTTGCCTCCGTTGGATGAATCCCTGACTGCTAAAGTTTCGACATTTCCAGGCATTCAACATGTTGTGATCGTCTGTGAATGTCCAACGGAGGGTGTGAAAACTCAGGAAGTGATTGAAAGCTTTAAGGACAGTGTTCATGTACAGACAATCCAGGTATCAGTTATCTTCCAAAAGGGATACCTGAGAGCACACAAGCCACACATTCAACACTGGTTGAGGTCCCTGAATTTCGACAGGAAGTTTGCACTTCGAAACTAtacttttcagtgtgaaaagtcTGGAAGCAGATGCCTTGATTCAGAGAAACCACAGTCATACTTTAGCGCAAAGAAACTGGCTGTAGTGACTCTCGGAAAGGCTGATGACCGGAAGCTGTCTGCCATTCCACTGTTGCcaacaaacacactgctttTTCGAAAGAGAGCCGT
The sequence above is drawn from the Salarias fasciatus unplaced genomic scaffold, fSalaFa1.1, whole genome shotgun sequence genome and encodes:
- the LOC115385646 gene encoding uncharacterized protein LOC115385646; this encodes MEEADDGIAVVGIGCNFPGGEGLDNFWKVLLEGKNCAVQIPKERFDVSSWYDPDDNKAGKSRTAKAALIDGYNEFDHRFFGISDSEVQQMDPQQKQLLQCVYRAFENAGIPMEKASGTRTGVFFGIMNRDYETNAAQVHPSVINHWTGTGFAMSIAANRVSYIFNFTGPSLSIDCACSSSLVALHLACQSIKLGDSEMAVCGGVSCIIDPRLFVALSKARMISPDGTSKPFSRGADGYGRGEGCGVVLLKPLKKALQDRDNIWGVISKTAVNQDGHSVTPITKPSMTQQEELLRRVYSVSDLENVQYIEAHGTGTPAGDPTEAGSISNVIAKARPPSSKPLWVGSVKSNIGHTESAAGVAGLIKVLLMMKHKTIVPSVFYSDDSSSVDAKSLNIKIPQKTEKWKTSRVRTAGVNNFGFGGTNAHAIVTQHMQPCAEQKIDERQVNYFVMSANSLKSLSMTMEDTIKQLEADEEVHLQPLCYTSACRRSHHKHKFRKVIEASCITDLKEKLRASVGKNVTPATLDSKLVFVFCGNGLTYHGMCKQLLEKEPVFREKIAEISLCFQSLGSLHILNTLESETESRDFNNPDVIQPLLFAIQVGISTLLKHWGVKPDAVLGHSVGEVAAAHCSGLLSLEDAVKVIYFRSTLQRKVTGGTMLVVSNMPVSEVSSFLLPYAGKVCVAAFNSPQSCTLSGDASAIENVQKELSNSAIGSNLFLRLLDVPTAYHSHMMDPILSDIQKAIGSLHMNELNAELFSTVTGKEVQQGDFCTGKYWARNIREPVAFEQAVRSVAKDKRSVVFVEIGPRRALQRNIVETLGNGTAVLASVMPKKDHESVRSVVSQLFQLGAPVDWNTFYRGYETMPLSFPRYQFDCSHRDVIIGAAQTNTQSDHPVLHQTGSGSNIFTCDLKSESSSYLTEHKHNGIPIIPGAFYAEVGLAAFMAAAKPKVPLNFVQLSVSFHNPFVLSHKSPELKVQLEQKDQETRFTVLSPSAVYASGTVVLNEERLLEESCISLTSIQKRCTSVVSFKELYGYLSQAGFQYGDVFQNKADIHYGEELKEAFAPISVPEELMSQFYDYHIHPVVLDYLMQLLPVTVEHIFAGRPGFPAKIGSLKVFEPLQKEMIVYLRATDVGTDHFEVCGCFADREGRVLVEVKHVMIKYLGSHSHVVEEYFYHNVYSVIPGFSPAPRPKALVFGDPIGIAQGLQQHLDSNSRYISFTHAEQILSSGFPSLLENLNITDIENNFDEVLFLWGKEDLTSHGADVVLQNLTSCCEVFRQIVLQLKQIHFPNSIRAVTYCSSDITADHINPGFALVGMTRSFAAEIPELSFQLIDISTVSAKDIKALSEVLRSYPCSSYPELVVKDGQILKPSVVRTPPETTDSSEGHYNSSMPETCVFQTNDACNMTQLSAIRFELDAKEMSETSVEIQPRKLCVHTSDYFPVSASHLKFGQTLYWNKHSSQKHKLLALDFSGTVTAVGKDVRKLKVGDRVAVCYPVVATSKVRVPQDVCYRTKRFPYLEKTPNVSHFVLTWEIVHRALPRAKHNLGILCSVRNSALVKVLTCACIKSGWNVTVSTQCNDSFFDVRHMEQMEACVILPPLDESLTAKVSTFPGIQHVVIVCECPTEGVKTQEVIESFKDSVHVQTIQVSVIFQKGYLRAHKPHIQHWLRSLNFDRKFALRNYTFQCEKSGSRCLDSEKPQSYFSAKKLAVVTLGKADDRKLSAIPLLPTNTLLFRKRAVYIVSGGLSGLSFQTVKFISQRGGEYIVILSRSKPKPDVQQEILNVEKRCGNSITSMECDISVSEHVHKVISAINLKFPSCPIRGVFHSAVVLRDGPIETLDRSLYEEVFRPKVNGVLNLHHATQKCELDYFVCYSSISAFLGNASQTNYAAANTFLDLFCQYRRKLGLPGQSINWGAMNLGLLLNKTHFQRFLEAKGIMVLGVAEVHTSLEQCLVLNRPQQAVCRFHFRNIRNNILSQNRALKMRLSALVEEVFQKSEEMEWEDKKTDVSPKLYVISLLSETIGLEQGELGDDTNLSSLGIDSMQAMTLQNLIFQERGVNVPLVKLLDPDATISTVITILSEAAQGVHDSEMEVSSS